The following proteins come from a genomic window of Spongiibacter tropicus DSM 19543:
- a CDS encoding GNAT family N-acetyltransferase has translation MSTEPSAEFRFLDTEKDVIPCFSLMQQLRPHLCSEDEFVERWRRQTDGGYRLAALVVGECIVALAGFRIQDNMIHGRHFYVDDLVTDQQSRSAGHGHVLMRHLKQEAGRLGLEKFILDTPLSNTLGHRFYYREDMLATALRFSYTLPSRLDEYTSY, from the coding sequence ATGAGTACGGAACCCTCGGCTGAATTTCGGTTTTTAGATACAGAGAAAGACGTTATACCGTGTTTTTCTCTAATGCAGCAGCTTCGTCCGCATCTCTGCTCGGAAGATGAATTTGTCGAAAGATGGCGTCGTCAGACAGATGGAGGGTATCGGCTTGCTGCGTTAGTGGTCGGGGAGTGCATCGTTGCCCTTGCTGGGTTTCGCATTCAGGACAATATGATTCACGGGCGGCATTTTTATGTCGACGATCTGGTGACCGATCAGCAGTCCCGCAGCGCCGGGCATGGTCATGTTCTCATGCGCCACCTCAAGCAAGAGGCAGGCCGCCTGGGGTTGGAGAAATTTATTCTTGATACGCCGCTATCCAATACCCTAGGGCATCGCTTCTACTATCGTGAGGATATGCTTGCGACGGCATTACGCTTCTCTTATACCTTGCCCTCCCGCCTTGATGAATATACTTCATATTAG
- a CDS encoding DUF2726 domain-containing protein yields MDILLIAAIVIVGALVLLVRSKGQGGSREYPYQRSKYLLSKAERSFYGVLVQAVSDNGIVFSKVRVADVISPKKGLNRSDWQRAFNAVSSKHFDFIVCDPADCSIKLAVELDDSSHGSSKARKRDDFLNGACRSAGVPILRIKAAKSYAIADLKRQLEDLPSPQLAVSQGLSPETSEEAVSEVLSDLSESTSADAEFPHRNEEGADLVVAQEAKSDTKLCPKCGEAMILRKAKSGANAGKEFWGCSRFPKCRTVLAVGA; encoded by the coding sequence ATGGATATACTACTAATTGCTGCAATCGTCATCGTTGGCGCGCTCGTACTTCTCGTGCGGTCAAAAGGGCAGGGCGGCTCACGCGAATATCCGTACCAGCGCTCCAAGTACCTGCTGTCGAAGGCGGAACGATCCTTTTACGGGGTACTTGTTCAGGCAGTCAGTGATAATGGAATCGTCTTTTCTAAAGTTCGGGTCGCCGATGTCATTTCCCCAAAGAAAGGCCTCAATCGTTCTGATTGGCAACGTGCGTTCAACGCCGTTTCATCAAAGCACTTTGACTTCATCGTCTGCGATCCAGCCGATTGTTCTATCAAGCTTGCTGTCGAGTTGGATGATTCGAGCCACGGATCATCAAAGGCAAGAAAGAGAGACGACTTTCTCAACGGAGCGTGCCGCTCTGCAGGTGTTCCCATTCTTCGCATCAAGGCAGCGAAGTCATACGCTATTGCGGATTTGAAGCGACAACTAGAAGACCTCCCTTCACCGCAATTGGCGGTATCACAAGGTCTGTCGCCGGAAACCTCCGAGGAAGCTGTTTCGGAAGTGTTGTCAGATCTGAGCGAATCGACGTCAGCGGACGCAGAATTCCCTCATCGCAATGAAGAAGGGGCGGACCTCGTTGTAGCGCAGGAGGCTAAGTCAGACACGAAGCTTTGCCCGAAGTGTGGCGAAGCGATGATCCTTAGAAAAGCTAAATCCGGGGCGAATGCTGGTAAGGAATTTTGGGGTTGCAGCCGCTTCCCCAAATGCCGAACCGTTTTGGCTGTCGGTGCCTGA
- a CDS encoding efflux transporter outer membrane subunit — protein sequence MSKPIGLAVVASVLLSACASGPDFHSPAVPDTATTAFTTPWPASDAPVSAHWWKLYNDEALNALIQQALAANTDLRVAEANLQQASARFRESRSQYVPSTTANAGASYGRDQRVWSGPDRAPTQWSYSGGMDIAYEVDLFGRVRRDVQAAHADRDAIEAARDAARLAVVAETTRAYVDACGLGQSLHIAEQAVAIADKQLQLTQQRQTAGAATQLDVARAAADLAATTSTLSPLSAERQSRLLELAALLGETPANIPAAARDCAQIPTLLSSIPLGDGAALLRRRPDVRAAEYRLKADTARIGVAIASLYPQITLGASASYFRNDTLPSNEHWSFSIGPLLSWHFPNQLAARAQIRQAEARSAATLAEFDGTVLTALKEVEQALTHYQATLQQQATLSDAQRYASTAYTLARQRHAAGAATFIEVLDAQRTLIEAQRSSVAAARQLGTQGVAVFRALGGGWETDEMALPTALHRSSGT from the coding sequence ATGTCTAAGCCTATCGGTCTTGCGGTCGTAGCCTCGGTCCTGCTCAGCGCCTGTGCCAGCGGGCCGGACTTCCACTCCCCTGCGGTGCCCGACACCGCGACCACGGCATTCACCACGCCGTGGCCCGCAAGCGATGCGCCGGTAAGCGCACACTGGTGGAAGCTCTACAACGACGAGGCGCTGAACGCGCTGATTCAACAGGCGCTGGCCGCCAATACCGACCTTCGGGTCGCAGAGGCCAATCTGCAACAGGCCAGCGCCCGCTTCCGCGAATCACGCAGCCAGTATGTGCCGTCGACCACCGCCAATGCGGGCGCCAGCTATGGGCGCGATCAGCGCGTTTGGAGCGGCCCCGATCGCGCGCCGACGCAGTGGAGCTACAGCGGCGGCATGGACATCGCCTATGAGGTCGACCTGTTTGGCCGGGTACGACGGGATGTGCAGGCCGCCCATGCAGACCGCGACGCCATCGAAGCAGCGCGCGATGCCGCCCGTCTCGCCGTTGTCGCCGAAACCACCCGCGCCTACGTTGATGCCTGCGGTCTCGGCCAGTCGCTGCATATTGCCGAGCAGGCCGTGGCGATCGCCGACAAGCAGTTGCAATTGACTCAACAACGCCAGACCGCCGGTGCAGCAACCCAACTCGATGTGGCCCGAGCGGCTGCCGATCTGGCGGCCACCACCTCGACACTCTCACCATTGAGCGCCGAGCGTCAGAGTCGCCTGCTCGAACTTGCGGCCCTGCTCGGTGAAACCCCCGCCAACATTCCTGCCGCCGCGCGGGACTGCGCACAAATCCCCACGCTGCTGAGCAGCATTCCCCTGGGCGACGGGGCGGCGCTGTTGCGCCGTCGGCCGGATGTGCGCGCGGCGGAGTATCGCCTGAAGGCCGATACCGCCCGCATCGGCGTGGCGATTGCCAGCCTCTACCCGCAAATCACCCTGGGCGCGTCAGCCAGCTACTTCCGCAACGACACCCTGCCCAGCAACGAGCACTGGTCCTTCAGCATCGGGCCGCTGTTGTCCTGGCACTTCCCCAACCAGTTGGCAGCGCGTGCGCAAATCCGGCAGGCCGAGGCGCGCAGTGCCGCCACACTGGCGGAATTCGATGGCACGGTGCTGACCGCGCTGAAAGAAGTAGAACAGGCGCTGACCCACTATCAGGCCACCCTGCAACAGCAAGCCACGCTGTCCGATGCGCAGCGCTATGCCAGCACCGCCTACACACTCGCCAGACAGCGCCATGCTGCGGGCGCCGCCACCTTTATCGAGGTGCTGGATGCACAGCGAACACTGATCGAGGCGCAGCGCTCAAGCGTAGCCGCAGCGCGGCAATTGGGGACCCAAGGCGTCGCGGTATTCCGCGCACTGGGCGGTGGCTGGGAAACCGACGAGATGGCACTGCCCACCGCTTTGCACAGATCTTCAGGTACCTAA
- a CDS encoding FMN-dependent NADH-azoreductase has protein sequence MNILHISASPRGADSLSRKLGGMCVDRLKLETGNELCRRDLAFDSPPFPDASFAEASLLPPSERTPAHELCLQESEVLIGELAAATTVVIDMPVHNFTVPAVFKAWVDGVVRPGRTFAHTDQGKEGLLADRPTTVIVASGGSLGADLGGQPDFLTPYVRQIFKTIGIVDVAFIYLQNSLRNGDASGEPSAIELLNHRVDAIVASLSS, from the coding sequence ATGAATATACTTCATATTAGTGCAAGCCCGCGAGGTGCAGATTCACTCAGCCGTAAGCTGGGTGGAATGTGTGTTGATCGTCTTAAGTTGGAGACCGGCAATGAGCTGTGTCGCCGTGATTTGGCGTTTGATTCTCCTCCTTTTCCCGATGCCAGTTTCGCAGAAGCCAGTTTGCTGCCGCCATCTGAGAGAACACCCGCGCATGAGCTTTGCCTGCAGGAGTCAGAGGTGTTGATTGGGGAGCTTGCTGCAGCGACAACCGTCGTTATTGATATGCCTGTGCACAACTTTACTGTGCCCGCAGTGTTCAAAGCGTGGGTTGATGGCGTCGTGCGCCCTGGGCGAACCTTTGCTCACACAGACCAGGGTAAAGAAGGCTTGTTAGCAGACCGACCGACAACTGTCATTGTGGCCAGCGGCGGTTCTCTGGGTGCCGACTTGGGCGGTCAGCCTGATTTCTTGACGCCCTATGTAAGGCAAATTTTCAAAACCATCGGTATTGTTGATGTCGCCTTTATCTATTTACAGAATTCACTGCGCAATGGGGACGCTAGTGGGGAGCCGAGCGCTATTGAACTTCTCAATCACCGTGTTGACGCTATTGTGGCCAGCCTTTCGAGCTAG
- a CDS encoding carboxymuconolactone decarboxylase family protein has protein sequence MPQPLVCKDYDTFRNTMSDAHDALIMLGKSVDSRGLDKTLSELVKLRVSIINRCAFCTQLHLDIARVLNIPQSKLDLISSWRDAGVFSAREAAALEWAEHLTMLPGQPLPDTVKERVSVHFSREEFELLTVTIGVINCWNRIAGGLQFPPQSVKK, from the coding sequence ATGCCTCAGCCACTGGTCTGCAAGGATTATGATACTTTCAGAAATACAATGTCCGATGCCCATGATGCCTTGATCATGCTTGGTAAGTCTGTGGACAGCCGAGGATTGGATAAAACGCTTTCAGAGCTGGTTAAATTGCGGGTTTCCATTATCAATCGCTGTGCTTTTTGCACACAGCTTCATCTGGATATTGCCCGCGTACTGAATATTCCCCAGTCGAAACTGGATCTCATTTCCTCCTGGCGGGATGCCGGTGTCTTCTCTGCCCGGGAGGCCGCGGCGCTTGAGTGGGCTGAGCATCTGACGATGCTGCCAGGTCAACCTTTACCGGATACGGTGAAGGAACGGGTCAGCGTGCATTTTTCCAGGGAAGAATTTGAGCTGTTAACGGTGACCATTGGAGTCATAAATTGCTGGAACCGCATAGCGGGAGGTCTGCAGTTTCCGCCCCAGTCGGTGAAGAAATGA
- a CDS encoding MarR family winged helix-turn-helix transcriptional regulator, whose translation MRNSNLPSQTNIPAAGEGKRGESGYLGYLLRQAAGAYHTRLARALSDLAITPPQFSVMTMINAYPGASNADIARLAILTPQTVSVIIGNLEKAGLVIRRPHAIHGRIQQLELSEQGKQQLSTARRRAHTIEKELTEELAKNDEDVIRRWLAGAAQRMNEK comes from the coding sequence ATGCGCAACTCAAATCTACCCTCTCAAACCAACATTCCAGCAGCAGGAGAAGGCAAACGCGGGGAATCTGGCTACCTCGGCTATCTGTTGCGCCAAGCAGCGGGGGCCTACCATACAAGGCTTGCGCGCGCCTTGTCCGACCTCGCGATCACTCCTCCACAGTTCTCAGTGATGACGATGATCAATGCCTATCCTGGCGCATCTAATGCGGATATCGCTCGCTTGGCGATCCTTACCCCTCAAACTGTCAGCGTAATCATTGGAAACCTGGAAAAAGCCGGACTGGTCATCCGACGGCCACATGCCATACACGGTAGAATTCAGCAGCTTGAGCTCAGCGAGCAGGGTAAACAGCAATTAAGTACTGCCCGACGCCGCGCACACACTATTGAGAAGGAGTTGACAGAAGAATTAGCAAAAAACGACGAAGACGTAATCCGCCGCTGGCTGGCTGGCGCAGCCCAGAGAATGAATGAGAAATAA
- a CDS encoding efflux RND transporter permease subunit, giving the protein MAFTDLFIRRPILSIVVSLLLLLVGGSAMYSLPIREYPAMESATIVITTGYPGATQDVMQGFVTTPIAQAVSTASGIEYLTSTSTQGNSEIKAKLVLNADSDRSMTEILAKVQQVSYRLPEGTLDPVINKITDGASAVQYLAFVSEELPIPIITDFATRVAQPLVTSIPGVASVDFGGAQTLAMRIWVDPNRLAARGMSAGEVAAALRANNIQAAPGQLKDSETVINITAGTDASSIEEFRQLVIKQSDSGLVRLGDVATIELGGQNYDSTFASSGRRAISMAISPTPDGNPLEIVKAVKALIPDLQRSAPPGLEVFSNFDVAHFVNASIDEVTHTLIEAVIIVVLVIFLFLGSFRAVIIPVVTIPLSLIGTAILMLAFGFSLNMLTLLAMVLAIGLVVDDAIVVVENIHRHIEEGLSPVKAALIGAREIVGPVIAMTITLAAVYAPIGLTAGLTGALFKEFAFTLAGSVFVSGIVALTLSPMMSSWLLSDKVHEGRLTKLIEKNVGRLEARYDRVLHHTLSARPAVLAVGAVVLAGIGVLFTGSQRELAPQEDHGYIFTSVKAPQYANTDYTERNTQQIVDIFSSLPEHLNSFMVNGAGGQNNAFGGVVLKEWQERERSSAEIQGELNARVAGLTGVFAAIFPPPPLPAGSGGLPVQMVVRSSDDFSALYQAMEKIKGAAWGSGLFVFVDSDLAFDSAEARVSIDRAKAGELGVTMQAIADTLAILVGENLINRFNWHDRSYDVITQVPAAQRLTPDKLGQYYVKAGSGELIPLSTVIDVSIRPQANRLPQFNQMNSVTLSAVLAPGVTMGQAVTFLQNQQIPPGASIDWLSDSRQYVSEGNRLMVSFVFALIVIFLVLAAQYESFRDPLVILVTVPLAICGALIPLYLGFTTLNIYTQIGLVTLIGLISKHGILMVAFANEIQVHDQVDRATAIRKAARVRMRPILMTTAAMVAGMIPLLFASGAGSASRFAIGIVVVMGMLIGTLFTLFILPTVYSFIAKDHRAASTSSRARELAEGEPNHV; this is encoded by the coding sequence ATGGCGTTCACCGATCTGTTTATCCGCCGCCCCATCCTGTCGATTGTGGTCAGCCTTCTGCTGCTGCTCGTCGGTGGCAGCGCCATGTACTCGCTGCCCATTCGGGAATACCCGGCCATGGAAAGCGCGACCATCGTAATTACCACCGGTTACCCCGGCGCCACTCAGGACGTCATGCAGGGCTTTGTCACCACACCCATTGCGCAGGCGGTATCCACCGCCAGCGGCATTGAATACCTGACCTCCACGTCGACTCAGGGCAACAGCGAAATCAAGGCCAAGCTGGTGCTGAATGCCGACTCCGACCGCTCGATGACGGAAATTCTCGCCAAGGTCCAGCAGGTCAGTTACCGCCTGCCCGAAGGCACCCTCGACCCGGTGATCAACAAGATTACCGACGGCGCCTCGGCGGTGCAGTATCTGGCCTTCGTCTCAGAAGAGCTGCCGATTCCCATCATCACCGACTTCGCCACGCGCGTGGCGCAGCCCCTGGTCACCTCGATTCCCGGTGTGGCCTCGGTCGACTTTGGCGGCGCACAGACCCTCGCCATGCGTATCTGGGTTGATCCCAACCGCCTCGCGGCGCGGGGCATGTCCGCAGGCGAGGTCGCCGCCGCTCTGCGCGCCAACAATATTCAGGCTGCACCGGGACAACTGAAAGACAGCGAGACCGTTATCAATATTACTGCAGGCACCGACGCCAGCAGCATTGAGGAATTTCGTCAGCTAGTCATCAAGCAAAGCGACAGTGGTCTGGTACGCCTCGGCGATGTCGCCACCATTGAGCTTGGCGGGCAGAACTATGACTCCACGTTTGCCAGCAGCGGTCGCCGGGCGATCTCCATGGCAATCTCGCCCACCCCGGACGGCAACCCGCTGGAGATCGTCAAAGCCGTAAAAGCCTTGATCCCCGACCTTCAGCGCTCAGCGCCACCGGGATTAGAGGTCTTCAGTAACTTCGACGTCGCCCACTTCGTCAACGCCTCTATCGACGAAGTGACCCACACGCTGATCGAAGCCGTGATCATTGTGGTACTGGTGATCTTCCTGTTTCTCGGCTCGTTCCGGGCGGTGATTATCCCGGTGGTCACCATTCCCCTGTCGCTGATCGGCACCGCGATTCTGATGCTGGCCTTCGGGTTTTCGCTGAATATGCTCACCCTGCTGGCGATGGTGCTGGCCATCGGGCTGGTGGTGGATGACGCCATTGTCGTCGTCGAAAACATTCACCGCCACATTGAAGAAGGCCTGTCGCCAGTCAAGGCCGCGCTCATCGGCGCCCGCGAAATTGTCGGCCCGGTGATCGCGATGACCATTACGCTGGCCGCCGTCTATGCCCCCATCGGCCTCACCGCAGGGCTCACCGGCGCCCTGTTCAAGGAATTCGCCTTTACGCTGGCCGGTTCCGTCTTTGTCTCGGGCATCGTCGCCCTCACCTTGTCGCCGATGATGAGCTCCTGGCTGCTCAGCGACAAAGTCCACGAAGGCCGACTCACCAAACTGATCGAGAAGAACGTGGGGCGCCTCGAAGCCCGTTACGACAGGGTCTTGCACCACACTCTGTCTGCGCGCCCGGCCGTGTTGGCCGTGGGCGCGGTGGTGCTCGCCGGCATCGGCGTCCTGTTCACCGGCAGCCAGCGCGAACTGGCCCCGCAGGAAGACCACGGCTACATCTTCACCTCGGTGAAAGCACCGCAGTACGCCAACACCGACTACACCGAGCGCAACACGCAGCAGATCGTGGATATCTTCAGCAGCCTGCCCGAACACCTCAACAGCTTCATGGTGAACGGTGCGGGCGGGCAGAATAATGCCTTCGGCGGTGTGGTCCTCAAGGAATGGCAGGAACGCGAGCGCAGCTCCGCCGAAATACAGGGTGAACTGAACGCCCGCGTGGCCGGATTAACCGGGGTGTTCGCGGCGATCTTTCCACCGCCGCCCCTGCCCGCAGGCAGCGGCGGTCTGCCGGTGCAGATGGTCGTGCGCTCCTCCGATGACTTCTCCGCCCTGTACCAGGCAATGGAAAAGATCAAAGGCGCAGCCTGGGGCAGTGGCCTGTTTGTTTTCGTCGACAGCGACCTCGCCTTCGACAGTGCGGAAGCACGGGTATCCATCGACCGCGCGAAAGCGGGCGAACTGGGCGTGACCATGCAGGCCATCGCCGACACACTGGCAATTCTGGTGGGCGAAAATCTGATTAACCGCTTTAACTGGCACGACCGCTCCTACGACGTGATTACCCAGGTGCCCGCCGCCCAGCGCCTGACCCCGGACAAGCTCGGTCAGTACTACGTTAAAGCCGGCTCCGGTGAGCTGATCCCGCTGTCCACGGTCATCGACGTGAGCATTCGCCCGCAGGCCAATCGCCTGCCGCAATTCAATCAGATGAACTCGGTCACCCTGTCCGCCGTACTGGCGCCCGGCGTCACCATGGGGCAGGCCGTGACGTTTCTGCAAAATCAGCAAATCCCGCCCGGCGCGAGTATCGACTGGCTGTCAGACAGTCGGCAGTACGTCAGTGAAGGCAACCGCCTGATGGTGTCGTTTGTCTTCGCGCTTATCGTCATCTTTCTGGTTCTGGCGGCGCAGTACGAGTCCTTCCGCGATCCGCTGGTGATTCTGGTGACCGTCCCGCTGGCGATCTGCGGAGCGCTGATTCCGCTGTATCTGGGCTTCACCACACTGAACATCTACACCCAGATCGGTCTGGTAACGCTGATCGGCCTGATCTCCAAGCACGGCATTCTGATGGTGGCGTTCGCCAACGAAATTCAGGTGCACGACCAGGTCGACCGCGCCACGGCGATTCGCAAAGCCGCAAGGGTGAGAATGCGCCCGATCTTGATGACAACAGCGGCCATGGTCGCCGGTATGATCCCGCTGCTGTTTGCCAGCGGCGCCGGATCGGCCAGCCGCTTCGCCATCGGCATTGTCGTGGTGATGGGCATGCTGATCGGCACCCTGTTCACCCTGTTCATTCTGCCCACTGTCTACAGCTTTATCGCCAAGGACCACCGCGCCGCCAGCACCTCCAGTCGCGCGCGGGAACTGGCCGAAGGAGAACCCAATCATGTCTAA
- a CDS encoding glutamine amidotransferase, with the protein MKQIVILKVGTTFPATGEQFGDFDDWTRAALGDALPVRSVDVEHGEALPAVAQCAGVVITGSHSMVTDELPWSVATEVWLRTLLEAGTPIFGVCYGHQLLAKAAGGEVGYHPQGKEIGTAPIELLPAAQDDVIFGDLPSSFLAHVTHSQTVLQLPPGATRLACNAFEPNHAYRLGEVAYGVQFHPEYSAAIMRSYIEQQADALTAAGRDVSAILDGVADTPVAASLLQRFVAIVSARELLR; encoded by the coding sequence ATGAAGCAGATCGTGATTCTCAAGGTGGGTACGACGTTTCCGGCGACCGGCGAGCAGTTTGGTGATTTTGATGACTGGACGCGTGCCGCGCTGGGTGATGCGCTGCCGGTGCGGAGCGTGGATGTCGAGCATGGTGAAGCCCTGCCTGCCGTCGCGCAATGCGCGGGCGTGGTGATTACCGGCTCGCACTCGATGGTTACTGACGAATTGCCGTGGAGTGTGGCGACCGAAGTCTGGTTGCGAACATTGCTGGAGGCCGGAACGCCGATTTTCGGCGTGTGCTACGGTCACCAGTTGCTGGCAAAGGCTGCCGGTGGAGAGGTGGGCTACCATCCCCAAGGCAAGGAAATTGGTACGGCGCCCATTGAGTTGCTGCCTGCGGCACAGGACGACGTCATCTTCGGTGACTTGCCTTCCTCGTTCCTTGCTCACGTTACTCACTCGCAGACGGTGCTGCAGTTGCCACCCGGTGCCACGCGTCTGGCTTGCAATGCCTTCGAGCCCAATCACGCCTATCGACTCGGTGAGGTCGCCTACGGCGTTCAATTTCACCCGGAGTACTCCGCCGCCATTATGCGCTCCTACATTGAGCAGCAGGCCGATGCACTGACGGCGGCAGGCCGTGATGTGTCGGCGATACTCGACGGCGTGGCTGACACGCCCGTGGCGGCGAGTCTGTTACAGCGTTTCGTTGCCATTGTGAGTGCGCGTGAGTTGTTGCGGTAG
- a CDS encoding TonB family protein codes for MKNTLTAVVVITILSGCASRATVYDPSVPEPQVVVNSLDTRYWEAVSKQAPQFPRSNLSRGKSGCVNVSYIITSEGRVANPVVVKALPDKTFDRVSIEAVSQFVYRPSETNTSKEPVRTNNIFTYIVGNMPQETHQQLDAMWRSRCSVVDEQ; via the coding sequence ATGAAGAACACACTTACCGCTGTAGTAGTGATAACCATCCTTTCTGGCTGTGCCTCCCGAGCCACAGTTTACGATCCGTCGGTGCCGGAGCCGCAAGTTGTCGTGAATTCGCTCGATACGCGTTATTGGGAAGCGGTTAGCAAGCAGGCACCGCAATTCCCAAGAAGCAATTTGAGCAGAGGGAAGTCAGGGTGCGTCAACGTGTCCTATATCATTACCTCCGAAGGGCGGGTGGCCAATCCGGTGGTGGTGAAGGCGTTGCCTGACAAGACTTTTGATCGGGTATCAATAGAGGCGGTGAGTCAGTTTGTATACCGCCCATCGGAGACGAATACCTCGAAAGAACCGGTGAGAACCAACAATATCTTCACATACATTGTCGGGAATATGCCGCAGGAAACGCACCAACAACTTGATGCAATGTGGCGCTCCCGGTGTAGCGTCGTTGACGAACAATAA
- a CDS encoding efflux RND transporter periplasmic adaptor subunit — translation MSTPHSEQATTKNSRTLTVTLLSFCIAVAVFLLLLGWKQWRQGGAAAQPYPPTAVAAMRITPTDIPNSLHAVGSLRAVREVVLAPEVAGRVVSIGFDAGETVAAEQQLLQLYDAPEQADRAAALARVKLADAQLKRATRLVDSGAESREILDQRTAERDQALAAVKQLDARIAQKQIRAPFAGQLGIRQVDLGQYLNPGETIATLTDTSQLYVDFTVPQQELRWVQQGGKVQVVSDAWPDNSYTATVTTVEPRISADTRNIQIRAQLDNPGEHLRPGMFVNASLSLPEQKEQLVVPSTAIQTTAFGSNVLLVRGAEPEKAGQAEYVQVQISRRLKDQVVISSGLKAGDIVVTEGQLKVPPGAPVTVTKLRAAEES, via the coding sequence ATGAGCACACCACATTCCGAACAGGCAACAACCAAGAATTCGCGAACGCTGACCGTCACGCTGCTGAGCTTCTGCATTGCCGTCGCCGTATTTCTCTTGCTGCTGGGCTGGAAGCAGTGGCGCCAGGGCGGTGCCGCCGCCCAGCCCTATCCGCCGACCGCCGTCGCCGCGATGCGAATCACCCCGACCGATATCCCCAACTCACTGCATGCCGTGGGCTCACTGCGCGCCGTCCGCGAGGTCGTGCTCGCCCCGGAAGTGGCGGGCCGGGTGGTCAGTATCGGGTTTGACGCAGGAGAAACCGTGGCGGCAGAACAGCAACTGCTGCAACTCTATGATGCGCCCGAGCAGGCCGACCGCGCCGCCGCACTCGCCCGCGTGAAGCTCGCTGATGCGCAACTCAAACGGGCAACACGGCTGGTCGACAGCGGCGCCGAATCTCGCGAAATTCTCGACCAGCGTACCGCTGAGCGCGACCAGGCGCTGGCAGCGGTCAAGCAGTTGGACGCCCGCATTGCGCAGAAGCAGATTCGCGCGCCCTTTGCCGGTCAGCTCGGCATCCGTCAGGTCGATCTCGGCCAATACCTCAATCCCGGCGAGACCATTGCGACACTGACGGACACCTCCCAGCTATATGTGGACTTCACCGTACCTCAGCAGGAACTGCGCTGGGTGCAACAGGGTGGCAAGGTTCAGGTCGTCAGCGATGCCTGGCCCGATAACAGCTATACCGCCACGGTCACCACGGTCGAGCCGCGCATCAGTGCCGACACCCGCAACATTCAGATTCGCGCCCAACTGGACAATCCCGGCGAGCACCTTCGTCCCGGCATGTTCGTCAACGCCAGCCTGAGCCTGCCCGAGCAGAAGGAGCAGCTCGTCGTGCCCTCTACCGCCATTCAAACCACGGCATTTGGCTCGAATGTGTTGCTGGTTCGCGGCGCCGAACCCGAAAAAGCGGGACAGGCAGAATACGTGCAGGTGCAAATCAGCCGACGACTGAAAGATCAGGTCGTGATCAGCAGCGGGCTGAAAGCGGGCGATATCGTGGTGACCGAAGGCCAACTGAAAGTCCCACCGGGAGCCCCCGTCACCGTCACTAAACTCCGCGCGGCTGAGGAGTCATAA